TTAAGGCAGGCGGCCGCAAAAACGACCCAGCTAACTTTACCGAAGTAGAGTCAGGCCAACTGACTTTCCGTAATGCGGCTGACCTTTACCTCTATCCGAACACGCTTGTGGCGATGAAGGTAACAGGTAAAGAAGTGAAAGAGTGGTTGGAGTGTACCGCTGGTCAGTTTAAGCAAATCGACGTAAACAGCACCGAACCGCAACACCTTATCGATTGGGATGGCTTCCGTACTTATAACTTCGACGTTATTGACGGCTTGAACTACCAAATCGATGTCACTAAACCCGCCAAATACGACGGTGACTGTAAGCCAGTTAACGCTGACGCTGAGCGTATTGTGAATTTGACTTACCAAGGTAAGCCAATTGATATGAAGCAAGACTTCATCATCGCCACCAATAACTACCGTGCCTACAGCAACAAGTTCCCGGGTACAGGCTCTGAGTTTGTAGCGTTCGATTCACCAGATGAGAACCGTTCGGTTATTGCGTCTTACATTACTCGCGTAAGTAACGAGCAAGGTGAGTTCACTCCAAGTGCAGACAACAACTGGACCTTTGCGCCAATTCAGTCAGACAAGCAGTTGGACATCCGCTTTGAAACATCACCAAGCGAAAAAGCTGCGAAGTTCATTGAAGAGAAAGGTCAATACCCAATGAAACGTGTTGGCACTGACGATGTTGGCTTTGCGGTTTACCAAATTGACTTGCAAAAGTAATCATCAAAACTAGTCTAAGCCGCGACTTTGTTCGCGGCTTTTTTATTTTTCAGCCTCTAACAAAGCGCGTAGAATCTAGCCATCAACACTCATTAAGTACGCCAAGATGTTACAGGGATTTCAGCAACAACTGATCGATTATGGTTTCACCGCGAGCGAAACGAAAAAGCTCATTGATTCTGCTCAACTCATCGAGCTGCCGACGCGCCATATCTTACTCCATCAAGGTCAAGTCGCGACTGAGATCTATTTACTGCTGGAGGGCGTCTGTCATTCGGCTTATCTCACCAATCAAGGGAAAGAGTTCAGTAAAGAGTTCTATTGGGAGAATGACTGGATCATTGGTTTCGAAAGTTTGATTAAGCAACAAGCTTCGCCGTACTTATTGGAGTCGCTGACTCCCTGCACCCTTATCACCTTGCCAGTCGATACACTTCGAGTGTGGCGTGAGGATAAACACAGCATTTATCTTAAGTTGCTCGAGACACAATTAATGCATAAAGAAAACAAAGAGCGCTTTATGCTGCTGTACAGCCCAGAACAACGTTACCAGCTGTTTTGTCAAAACTTCCCTCATCTTCTCGATCGACTTAACGATTACCAGATAGCGGCATACCTCGGGATTACTCCTATCAGCTTGAGTCGCATCAAAAAGCGGGCGCAAAGTTAACAATTGTTAATGTCGAACCGGATTGAAGTTGCTACATTCGCGCTAGTTCAGCAGCAACAAGGCTAAAAGCATAATGATCGATTGGCAGCTCATCCCGTTTTCTCAACTCACCACGACTCAGCTTTATCAATTACTCAAATTGCGTGTTGATGTGTTCGTAGTTGAACAAACCTGTCCCTATCCAGAGTTGGATGATAAAGATCATCAACCGGGTGTACATCATCTACTTGGTTATCAAAATGGCCAATTGGTTGCTTGTGCCAGGTTGCTGCCCAAAGGCATCAGTTACCCAAACGTGAGTATTGGACGTGTCGCGACCTCAATCGATCAGCGCAAGGGAGGGCTTGGCCACCAACTACTCAAGCAAGCACTGGATGGTTGTCAGCGATTGTGGCCACAAGAGAGCATAGAGATAGGTGCGCAGCAACATCTGCATGATTTTTACCAGCAACATGGCTTTGTGCAAACATCCGACATGTATCTTGAAGACGATATTCCCCATATCGACATGAAGCTTGAGAAGTAACGTGCCACGCTCAGTCACATACAGTGCAATATTACTGCTCATAATTGGCAACTTGGCTGCATCGTTATCGGATGGGGCGGTTAAATTGCTAGATGGCGAAGTTACGACCTTTCAGTATGTCTTTCTGCGCCAGTTGATTTCGACCTTGGTCATCTTGCCATTTTGGCTTGCTCAAACACCCGATGTCAGGCGATTAAGAAGCCCCAAACTCAACCTGTTTCGAGCGCATCTGATTATTATCGGCAGCGGCTGTATGGTGGTGGCGATAACCCACCTCACCTTAGCGACAGCCAATGCCGTTTTCTACGCGGCGCCATTATTGATGTTGCCTTTAGCTGTATTGCTTCTTAATGAAAAAACATCGCTTAGTCGTTGGATAGCGTCAATGTTCGGTTTTGCAGGTGTGTTGGTGGTCCTGCGCCCTTCCGAGTTTCACTGGGCAGCTTTGTTTGCCCTAGGCACCACCTTTACTCTCGCGCTCTTTCATCTCACTGCTCGTAAACTCCCGAGTGAGCAAAATGTGATTACCACGCTGTTCTGGACTTCTCTGTTATCGATACCAGTATCTGCGTTGCTGGCCTGGATAGCCTGGACACCAATATCCCTCTACCATTTACTCCTTATTCTAGGCAGTGCCAGCTTGATATTACTTTACAACGGCCTGGCCGTTATTGCTTATCGACGCGCCCCTGCAGGTAATATTGCCATCGCTGAGAACTCAGGCCTCATCTTTGTGGTACTACTTGGGGTGATAGGGTTTAACGAAGTACCTGATGGGTTAACGGCACTAGGGATCATCATGATTGTCATACCACTAATGCCTTGGCAACGCTACACTCAACCGCTGCGTCACTTACTACGGCCAAAACCGCCATCAGAGAGACGAAAGAACATCACCGATTGATCGCTCTTTTCCAGTTGCAGTATATCGAGTTGGCCATTCTCCGCCAGTTTGAATCGAACCAATTGGCCTTGCCTAATTTGACTCAGTGGTTTGTCCGAGCCTTCTACTTTAACCAGAGCGTTCAAGTCGGCCATCGCTAAGCCATTGCTGCGAAAAACCTGAGCTAAGGTATCACCACTTTTGACTTGATACTCTTTCCATATCTCAGATGCTGGGGCTTGTTGCGCGGCGTTTTGCTGTTCACTCAAACTTCGAGTATTAATTTCTACAGAGACACGCTCATTGACTTGAGGTGCGAGTGGATCGCTCGGCGATTCCTCGCTTGGGGTAGGCAGAATCAACAAAACAAGTAAAAGCGGAACCAAAACCATTAACGCACGCTGATGCAACCTTGGTAGTATTTGCCAGCGTTGTTTTATCTTGTTGATCGTTTTAGACCAGTCTATCGCGCTGAATCTTGCTTTTAGCTGCTCAACATAATCTACTTGCTGCTGTCTCTTTTTCTTTCTGCGATTCATCGCACCTTATCTCCAAACGACTGTCATCATCAGTATAAAAACCAAGAGGCCATCAGTATAGGAATTTTGGCGATTGTTGGTAATGACTCGGTCAAATTTAAGCGAAAACAGGTCAAAAAGAGAAGCTGATCTCATCGTCAACTGCGCGAGACGAATCGGTTCGAACCATTTCATCAGACGCTCAGAACTGGTATCCTTGACGGCTTTACACACGATAAAAAGAGAGACACTATGTCTGAAGTAAAATTTGACACTGTAGAGCAAAAAGCAAGCTACGGTATTGGTCTACAAATGGGTCAGCAACTAGCAGGTTCAGGTCTAGAAGGCCTTAACGTTGATGCGATTGCTGCAGGTATTGCAACGGCACTCGTTGGCGAGCAACCAGCTATCGAAGTTGACGAAATCAACGCTGCGCTTCAAGAACTTCACACTCGTATGGAGTCTGCACGTCAAGAAGCGGCTAAAGCGGCTGCGGCAGACGGTGAAGCATTCCTAAAAGACAATGCTCTGCGTCCAGAAGTGACGGTTCTTGACTCTGGCCTACAGTACGAAATCATCACAGAAGGTACTGGTGAAATCCCAACTTCAGACAAGCAAGTCCGTGTTCATTACCACGGTGAACTGACTGACGGTACAGTTTTCGACAGCTCTGTATCTCGCGGCCAACCAGCTGAATTCCCTGTTACTGGCGTGATCAAAGGTTGGGTTGAAGCACTACAGCTTATGCCTGTAGGCTCTAAGTGGAAGCTGTACATTCCACAAGACCTTGCTTACGGCGAGCGTGGCGCAGGCGCGGCTATTCCTCCGTTTGCAGCGCTAGTGTTTGAAGTAGAACTACTAGACATTCTTTAATTTGTTAAGAAATTTAAGCATGGATAACGGCGACCATTGTGTCGCCGTTTTTTATGTATGATACTTATCTAAACAACGCGTATCGGTACCATTAAAACAAGGAGAGACAATGTACAAGAAAATAGCATTAGCGACTTTAGCGAGCCTTGCTTTAATAGGTTGCCAAAGTACATCGAATGATGGTCAGGCTAGCACAACTGAAACCAATTACGGCACCATCGCCAATGCGGCTTTAATGGCAGCGGTTCAGGCTTGGTCTTCACAAGGAGCAGCAGATACAGATTTAGTTTCAGCACTGCAAAGCAGTGCCAATGTGTCATCTGAACAAGCGATAGGCGGTCTGGGCTCGATGTTAGCCTTAGCGCAAAACTCATTGAGTAGTAGTGAAACCAATGAGATGGCTAACCTTATTCCGGGGTTCGATTCGCTACAATCGAGTGGTTTAAGCACCATGATTGCTAACAACGAATCGGTTAAGAGCGCATTTTCAGCATTAGGGATGGATCCTTCTCTGATCTCGACCTTCACTCCTATCATCTTGAGCGCATTACAAAGTCAAGGAGCAAGTGGCGGGTTATTGAGTAGCTTAGGCAATATCTGGCAGTAAAGAGAAGCGAGCAACGAGCAACGAGCAACGAGCAACGAGCAACGAGCAACGAGCAACGAGCAACGAGCAACGAGCAACGAGCAACGAGCAACGAGCAAACCTTGCAGGGGTGACGTTAAGGTGTCAAAGATTTTCTGCAGTGTAGGCGCAAGTCCCCAACAAAAACACTTGTTAAAACAAGTACTCAGTAGCTATAACGCGCCCCTCTCGAAGGACGAAGTCCGTTCTAACATCTCGTAGGGCGAAGCCCGATCTCTAAGCGTAGCGTTCTAAGTGCTCGCAGGGAGTAGCCCGCTCTTTTTCGCTCTTCAGAACGCAAAAAAGCCGAGCTAATGCTCGGCTTTTTCGTTCATACGAACCTGATTACTCAGCAGCTTCTTCAGCAGCTGGGCGATCTACAAGCTCAATGTAAGCCATTGGAGCTTTATCACCAGTACGGAAACCAGCTTTTAGGATACGAGTGTAACCGCCCTGACGAGCAGCAAAACGTGGACCTAGTTCGTTAAATAGTTTTGCAACTACTTCGTTGTCACGAGTACGTGCAAATGCTAGACGACGGTTAGCAACGCTGTCAGTCTTAGCTAGTGTAATCAAAGGCTCAACTACGCGACGTAGCTCTTTTGCTTTTGGCAGTGTAGTCTTGATAACTTCATGACGTACTAGAGAGCTAGCCATGTTGCTAAACATCGCTTTACGATGTGAGCTGTTGCGGTTGAGTTGACGACCACTCTTACGATGGCGCATGACCTAATCCTTCTAACTATTATCGATTAATCTTCAGCGATAGACGCTGGTGGCCAGTTTTCTAGGCGCATACCTAGAGAAAGACCACGTGATGCAAGTACGTCTTTGATCTCTGTAAGAGATTTTTTACCCAGGTTAGGCGTTTTAAGTAGCTCAACCTCAGTACGCTGTACAAGATCACCGATGTAGTGAATCGCTTCTGCTTTCAGACAGTTAGCAGAGCGAACTGTTAGTTCAAGATCGTCTACAGGACGCAGTAGGATCGGATCGAACTCTGGCTTCTCTTCCTTCTCCTCAGGTACACGTACATCACGTAGATCTACGAACGCATCCAATTGCTCAGCTAGGATAGTAGCTGCGCGACGGATTGCTTCCTCAGGGTCTAGAGTACCGTTCGTTTCCATGTCGATAACAAGCTTGTCTAAGTCTGTACGCTGCTCTACACGAGCGGCTTCAACAGAATAAGCAATTTTGTCTACTGGGCTGTACGTAGCGTCAACCAGTAGGCGACCAATTGGACGCTCATCTTCTTCAGTATGGATACGAGCCGAAGCTGGAACATAACCACGACCACGTTCAACTTTGATACGCATTGCGATCTCAGCGTTGTCATCAGTAAGGTGACAAATAACGTGTTCAGGGTTAGCGATCTCTACATCACCATCATGGGTGATGTCACCTGCAACCACAGGGCCCGAGCCTGATTTGTTCAAAGTAATGAACACTTCATCTTTGCCTTCGGCAACACGTACAGCCAAACCTTTAAGGTTAAGTAGGATTTCAAGAATGTCTTCTTGAACACCTTCTTTAGTGCTGTACTCATGAAGTACGCCTTCAATTTCCACTTCTGTTACAGCACAACCTGGCATAGAAGATAGAAGAATACGGCGAAGTGCATTACCAAGAGTATGGCCAAAACCACGCTCTAATGGCTCAAGAGTTACTTTTGCGTGAGTCGTGCTAACTTGTTCGATGTCAACAAGACGTGGCTTAAGAAATTCTGTTACAGAACCCTGCATTGTGTCCTCTCTTTAGTTTAAACCTTACTTAGAGTAAAGCTCGACGATCAATTGTTCGTTGATGTCAGCAGATAGATCTGAACGCTCAGGCAAACGCTTGAACGTACCTTCCATCTTGCCACCATCTACTTCAATCCAAGTTGGTTTTTCACGTTGTTCTGCAACTTCTAGAGCAGCCTTGATACGAGATTGCTGTTTAGCTTTCTCGCGGATAGAAACAACGTCGTTAGCCGCAACTTTGAAAGAAGGAACGTTTACAACTTTACCGTTAACTAGGATAGCTTTGTGGCTAACTAGCTGACGTGCTTCTGCGCGAGTTGCACCAAAGCCCATGCGGTAAACTACGTTATCAAGACGACCTTCAAGAAGCTGAAGTAGGTTCTCACCAGTGTTGCCTTTAAGACGAGCAGCTTCTTTGTAGTAGTTACGGAATTGTTTTTCTAGAACGCCGTACATACGACGAACTTTTTGCTTCTCACGAAGCTGAACGCCATACTCAGATAGACGACCGCGACGAGCGCCGTGTACACCTGGTGCGTTATCAATTTTACACTTGGTATCGATCGCGCGTACACCAGACTTAAGGAATAAGTCAGTACCTTCGCGACGGCTAAGCTTCAGCTTAGGACCCAAATATCTTGCCATGATCTTTCTCCAGTATTCTAAAAAACGTTATACGCGACGTTTCTTAGGTGGACGACAACCGTTATGAGGGATTGGAGTCGCATCAACGATGTTCGTGATACGGAAACCAGCAGCGTTCAGTGCGCGAACAGTAGATTCACGACCTGGACCTGGACCCTTAACCATAACTTCCAAGTTCTTTAGACCGTACTCTTTAGCCATTTCAGCACAACGCTCAGCAGCAACCTGTGCAGCGAACGGAGTAGACTTACGAGAACCACGGAAACCTGAACCACCTGCAGTAGCCCAAGCTAGAGCGTTGCCTTGACGGTCTGTGATGGTTACGATTGTGTTATTGAAAGATGCATGGATGTGCGCAACGCCATCTGCAACTTGCTTGCGTACGCGCTTACGAGCGCGAGTTGGTTGTTTAGCCATTGTACTCTACCTTCCCGATTATTTCTTGATCGGCTTACGCGGACCCTTACGGGTGCGAGCATTGGTTTTAGTACGCTGTCCACGTAGTGGTAGACTGCGACGATGACGAAGACCACGGTAACAACCAAGGTCCATAAGACGCTTGATGTTCATTGATACTTCACGACGTAGATCACCTTCTACAGTGTACTTAGCTACACCATCACGCAGTTGATCGATCTGCTCTTCAGTTAGTTCACTGATCTTAACATCTTCAGCAATACCCACTTCAGCTAGGATAGCTTGAGAGCGAGTTTTACCGATGCCGTAGATCGCAGTTAGTGCGATTACAGCATGTTTTTGATCAGGAATGTTAATGCCTGCAATACGGGCCATTATTCACTCCTAGTGTTTCATAAAAGAATTAGCCGCAGCAAAGCCCGTTTCGGATACGCTGCGGAATACTACTTCTTTTGCACGCAAAAGGTAGGCCGAGGAATATACTCGACACTACCTTATATATCAAGTAAAAATTTCTGCTTATTAGCCTTGGCGCTGCTTGTGCTTTGGCTCACTGCAAATCACGCGAACAACACCGTTGCGCTTGATAACTTTACAGTTACGGCAGATTTTTTTAACGGAAGCACGAACTTTCATTGCTAAACTCCGTAAATGAAATCTGAGACTACCGCCGAACTAACGGCCGTACCCTTTCAGATTTGCCTTCTTCAACACAGAATCATACTGTTGAGACATCAGATGAGTCTGTACCTGTGCCATAAAGTCCATAATAACGACCACTACGATGAGTAGTGATGTACCGCCGAAGTAGAAACGTACGTTCCACGCGACCATCATGAACTCTGGAATCAGACAGATAAAGGTAATGTAAAGCGCACCGGCAAGGGTTAAACGCGTCATTACTTTATCAATATACTTAGCTGTCTGCTCACCTGGGCGGATGCCGGGTACGAATGCACCGGACTTCTTCAAGTTATCTGCTGTTTCACGCGGGTTGAAAACCAACGCCGTGTAGAAGAAACAGAAGAAAATAATCGCTGCTGCATAAAGCATTACATACAGAGGTTGACCAGGGCTAAGAGCCAAAGACACGTCAGTTAACCAACCGAACGTGCTGCTCTCACCGTTCTGACCGAACCACTGAGCCAATGTTCCTGGGAACAAGATAATGCTTGAAGCAAAGATTGCTGGAATTACACCGGCCATATTAATTTTTAATGGCAAGTGAGTGCTCTGTGCAGCAAAAACTTTACGACCTTGTTGACGCTTCGCGTAGTTAACAACGATTCGACGCTGACCACGCTCCATGAAAACAACGAAGTAAATAACTGCAAAAGCTAATACACCAATCAACAGCAGAAGAAGTACATGCAATTCACCTTGACGCGCTTGCTCGATTGTTTGACCGATTGCCGAAGGCAATCCAGCAACAATACCTGCAAAAATGAGTATCGAAATACCATTACCGATTCCGCGCTCTGTAATCTGTTCACCTAACCACATCAGGAACATGGTACCGGTTACTAAACTTACGGTAGCAATTAGCGTAAACATGGTTTGGTTGATAACAACCAGATTGTCGACCATGCTTGGTAGGCCTGTTGCAATACCTATAGCTTGGAATGTTGCAAGTACAAGCGTGCCGTAGCGTGTGTATTGGCTGATCTTACGACGGCCTGCTTCACCCTCTTTTTTGAGTTCAGCTAACGCTGGATGAACTACAGTTAGCAGTTGGACAACAATCGATGCCGAAATATACGGCATGATGCCCAACGCTAATATAGATGCACGCTCAAGAGCACCACCGGAGAACATGTTAAACATTTCTACGATGGTACCTTTTTGCTGTTCGAACAAATCGGCAAGTACAGCAGCGTCAATACCAGGAATCGGCACGAAAGAGCCTGCTCGGAATACTAAAAGTGCACCAATTACGAATAATAAGCGCGACTTTAGCTCACTTAAGCCGCTCTGAGCACTACGAAAATCTTGTCCTGGTTTCTTAGCCATCTGTACCTCGTTCCTCGAGATTATTCCTCGATTTTACCGCCTGCAGCTTCGATTGCAGCTTTAGCGCCTTTAGTCACACGTAGACCTTTAACAGTCACTGCTTTGTTGATTTCACCAGATAGAACAACTTTTACGAATTCGATGTTCTTAGTGATAACGTTAGCAGCTTTAAGGCTGTTTAGATCTACTACGTCACCAGTTACTTTCGCTAGCTCAGCTAGACGAACTTCAGCAGACACTAGGCTCTTACGAGAAGTGAAGCCGAATTTTGGTAGACGTTGTTTCAGAGGCATCTGACCGCCTTCGAAACCTGGACGAACACTGCCGCCAGAACGTGACTTTTGACCTTTGTGGCCACGGCCACCAGTTTTACCTAGGCCAGAACCGATACCACGACCTACACGCTTAGCGGTAGTTTTAGCACCAGCTGCTGGTGATAGAGTATTCAAACGCATTCTGATTACTCCTCAACTTTAACCATGTAGTAAACCTTGTTGATCATACCGCGCACGCACGGAGTATCTTCAAGTTCTACTGTGTGGTTGATTTTACGAAGGCCTAGACCGCGCAAAGTAGCTTTGTGCTTAGGCAGGCGACCAATTGAGCTTTTAGTTTGAGTTACTTTAATAGTTGCCATGGTGTTCTTACTCCGAAATAGATTCAACAGTTAGACCACGTTTAGCAGCAACCATTTCTGGTGACTTCATGCTACCTAGCGCATCGATCGTTGCACGAACGATGTTGATAGGGTTCGTAGAACCGTATGCTTTAGATAGTACGTTGTGTACACCAGCAACTTCTAGTACTGCACGCATCGCACCACCTGCGATAACACCAGTACCTTCTGCAGCAGGCTGCATGTAAACTTTAGAGCCCGAATGGCGACCTTTCACCGGGTGGTGAAGAGTACCTTCGTTTAGCGCGATCGTAGTCATGTTACGACGTGCTTTTTCCATTGCTTTCTGGATCGCAGCAGGTACTTCACGGGCTTTGCCGTAACCGAAACCTACACGACCGTTACCGTCACCAACTACTGTTAGTGCAGTGAAGCTCATGATTCGACCACCTTTAACCGTTTTAGAAACACGGTTAACGGCGATTAGCTTTTCTTGCAAATCATTCGCTTGAACTTGTTGTTCTTTAGCCATCTTCCAACCCTACCTTAGAATTTCAGACCAGCTTCGCGAGCAGATTCTGCTAGCGCCGCCACTCGACCGTGGTATTGGAAACCAGAACGATCAAATGCAACTGCGTCAACGCCTTTTTCAAGCGCGCGCTCTGCAATAGCTTTACCTACTGCTTTAGCTGCATCAACGTTACCAGTGTTCTTAACTTGCTCACGGATCGCTTTTTCTACAGTAGAAGCTGCTGCGATAACCTCAGAGCCATTAGCTGCAATAACCTGAGCGTACACGTGACGAGGAGTACGGTGTACTACTAGGCGAGTTGCACCCAGTTCTGCAATCTTACGACGTGCACGTGTAGCACGACGGATGCGAGATGCTTTCTTATCCATAGTGTTACCTTACTTCTTCTTAGCTTCTTTAGTACGCACATTTTCATCTGCGTAACGAACACCTTTACCTTTGTAAGGCTCAGGCTCACGGTAAGAACGAATGTCAGCCGCAACCTGACCAACAAGTTGCTTGTCACAACCAGTGATCACGATTTCAGTTTGGCTTGGACATTCAGCTTTAATACCCGCTGGCAACTCGTGCTCAACTGGGTGAGAGAAGCCTAGAGTTAGACCTACAGCGTTGCCTTTAATAGCAGCGCGGTAACCAACACCCTTAAGGGTTAGCTTCTTAGTAAAGCCTTCAGTAACACCAACAACCATGTTGTTAACTAGAGCGCGAGCAGTACCTGCTTGTGCCCATGCGTTTACAACACCTTCACGTGGACCGAAAGTAAGATTGTTTTCTTCCTGAGCTACAACTACTGCGTCGTTAAGAACGCGAGATAGTTCGCCTTTAGCACCTTTTACAGTGATTTCTTGGCCGTTTAGTTTCACCTCTACGCCAGCTGGAATAGCGACAGGTGCTTTTGCAACACGAGACATATTCTACTCCTATTACGCTACGTAGCAGATGATTTCACCACCAAGACCTGCTTTACGTGCAGCACGGTCTGACATAAGACCCTTGGAAGTTGAAACGATAGCAACACCAAGACCACCCATTACAGAAGGAAGTTGATCTTTCTTCTTGTAAACACGTAGACCTGGACGAGAAACACGTTTTAGTTGCTCAATTACTGGTTTAGCTTGGAAGTACTTAAGAGTAACTTCTAGCTCAGGTTTTGCTTCGCCTTCAACAGCGAAGTCAACGATGTAACCTTCAGCTTTTAGTAGTGCAGCAATTGCAACTTTAAGCTTTGAAGAAGGCATTTTTACAGAGACTTTGTCTGCTGCTTGACCGTTACGAATGCGGGTCAGCATATCCGAAATCGGATCTTGCATGCTCATATGATTTACTCCAAATGATTAAGTGGCAATTACCAGCTAGCCTTACGAAGTCCAGGAATCTCGCCTTTCATGCAAGCTTCGCGAACTTTAATACGGCTTAGACCGAACTTACGTAGGTAACCGTGTGGACGACCAGTTTGGTTACAACGGTTGCGCTGACGTGATGCACTTGAATCACGTGGAAGTGTTTGCAGTTTAAGCACTGCATTCCAACGATCTTCTTCAGATGCGTTTACATCGCTGATAGTAGCTTTAAGAGCCGCGCGCTTTTCAGCGAACTTGGCTACAAGCTTCGCACGTTTTGCTTCACGTGCTTTCATTGAATTTTTAGCCATAACAGTAACCCTTCACCTTACTTACGGAATGGGAAGTTAAAGGCAGCCAGCAGAGCTCGGCCTTCCTCATCAGTACCAGCAGACGTCGTAATAGTGATGTCTAGACCGCGTACTCGATCAACTTTATCAAAGTCGATTTCCGGGAAGATGATTTGCTCGCGAACGCCCATGCTGTAGTTACCGCGTCCGTCAAAAGACTTAGCGCTAACGCCACGGAAGTCACGTACACGTGGAAGAGCGATGTTAATTAAACGCTCAAGAAAATCCCACATACGTTCGCCACGCAAGGTTACTTTACAACCGATAGGGTAGCCTTCGCGGATTTTGAAACCAGCAACAGATTTACGCGCTTTAGTGATTAGTGGCTTTTGACCAGAGATCGTTGCCATATCAGCTGCTGCGTTTTCTAGCAGTTTCTTATCGTTGATTGCTTCACCAACACCCATGTTTAGGGTGATTTTCTCGATTCTAGGGACTTGCATGACGCTTGTGTAGCTAAACTGTTTGGTCAGTTCAGCGACTACAGACGACTTGTAGTAATCATGCAGTTTCGCCATAGTAGAACTCCAAATTACTTCTATTAGTTAGAAACGATTTCGTTGTTAGATTTAAAGAAACGTACTTTCTTACCATCTTCGAAA
The sequence above is drawn from the Vibrio sinaloensis genome and encodes:
- a CDS encoding Crp/Fnr family transcriptional regulator, which gives rise to MLQGFQQQLIDYGFTASETKKLIDSAQLIELPTRHILLHQGQVATEIYLLLEGVCHSAYLTNQGKEFSKEFYWENDWIIGFESLIKQQASPYLLESLTPCTLITLPVDTLRVWREDKHSIYLKLLETQLMHKENKERFMLLYSPEQRYQLFCQNFPHLLDRLNDYQIAAYLGITPISLSRIKKRAQS
- a CDS encoding GNAT family N-acetyltransferase, with protein sequence MIDWQLIPFSQLTTTQLYQLLKLRVDVFVVEQTCPYPELDDKDHQPGVHHLLGYQNGQLVACARLLPKGISYPNVSIGRVATSIDQRKGGLGHQLLKQALDGCQRLWPQESIEIGAQQHLHDFYQQHGFVQTSDMYLEDDIPHIDMKLEK
- a CDS encoding DMT family transporter, which translates into the protein MPRSVTYSAILLLIIGNLAASLSDGAVKLLDGEVTTFQYVFLRQLISTLVILPFWLAQTPDVRRLRSPKLNLFRAHLIIIGSGCMVVAITHLTLATANAVFYAAPLLMLPLAVLLLNEKTSLSRWIASMFGFAGVLVVLRPSEFHWAALFALGTTFTLALFHLTARKLPSEQNVITTLFWTSLLSIPVSALLAWIAWTPISLYHLLLILGSASLILLYNGLAVIAYRRAPAGNIAIAENSGLIFVVLLGVIGFNEVPDGLTALGIIMIVIPLMPWQRYTQPLRHLLRPKPPSERRKNITD
- a CDS encoding LysM-like peptidoglycan-binding domain-containing protein, which gives rise to MNRRKKKRQQQVDYVEQLKARFSAIDWSKTINKIKQRWQILPRLHQRALMVLVPLLLVLLILPTPSEESPSDPLAPQVNERVSVEINTRSLSEQQNAAQQAPASEIWKEYQVKSGDTLAQVFRSNGLAMADLNALVKVEGSDKPLSQIRQGQLVRFKLAENGQLDILQLEKSDQSVMFFRLSDGGFGRSK
- a CDS encoding FKBP-type peptidyl-prolyl cis-trans isomerase; this translates as MSEVKFDTVEQKASYGIGLQMGQQLAGSGLEGLNVDAIAAGIATALVGEQPAIEVDEINAALQELHTRMESARQEAAKAAAADGEAFLKDNALRPEVTVLDSGLQYEIITEGTGEIPTSDKQVRVHYHGELTDGTVFDSSVSRGQPAEFPVTGVIKGWVEALQLMPVGSKWKLYIPQDLAYGERGAGAAIPPFAALVFEVELLDIL
- a CDS encoding DUF2780 domain-containing protein; its protein translation is MYKKIALATLASLALIGCQSTSNDGQASTTETNYGTIANAALMAAVQAWSSQGAADTDLVSALQSSANVSSEQAIGGLGSMLALAQNSLSSSETNEMANLIPGFDSLQSSGLSTMIANNESVKSAFSALGMDPSLISTFTPIILSALQSQGASGGLLSSLGNIWQ
- the rplQ gene encoding 50S ribosomal protein L17, giving the protein MRHRKSGRQLNRNSSHRKAMFSNMASSLVRHEVIKTTLPKAKELRRVVEPLITLAKTDSVANRRLAFARTRDNEVVAKLFNELGPRFAARQGGYTRILKAGFRTGDKAPMAYIELVDRPAAEEAAE
- a CDS encoding DNA-directed RNA polymerase subunit alpha: MQGSVTEFLKPRLVDIEQVSTTHAKVTLEPLERGFGHTLGNALRRILLSSMPGCAVTEVEIEGVLHEYSTKEGVQEDILEILLNLKGLAVRVAEGKDEVFITLNKSGSGPVVAGDITHDGDVEIANPEHVICHLTDDNAEIAMRIKVERGRGYVPASARIHTEEDERPIGRLLVDATYSPVDKIAYSVEAARVEQRTDLDKLVIDMETNGTLDPEEAIRRAATILAEQLDAFVDLRDVRVPEEKEEKPEFDPILLRPVDDLELTVRSANCLKAEAIHYIGDLVQRTEVELLKTPNLGKKSLTEIKDVLASRGLSLGMRLENWPPASIAED
- the rpsD gene encoding 30S ribosomal protein S4, producing the protein MARYLGPKLKLSRREGTDLFLKSGVRAIDTKCKIDNAPGVHGARRGRLSEYGVQLREKQKVRRMYGVLEKQFRNYYKEAARLKGNTGENLLQLLEGRLDNVVYRMGFGATRAEARQLVSHKAILVNGKVVNVPSFKVAANDVVSIREKAKQQSRIKAALEVAEQREKPTWIEVDGGKMEGTFKRLPERSDLSADINEQLIVELYSK
- the rpsK gene encoding 30S ribosomal protein S11 — encoded protein: MAKQPTRARKRVRKQVADGVAHIHASFNNTIVTITDRQGNALAWATAGGSGFRGSRKSTPFAAQVAAERCAEMAKEYGLKNLEVMVKGPGPGRESTVRALNAAGFRITNIVDATPIPHNGCRPPKKRRV
- the rpsM gene encoding 30S ribosomal protein S13, translating into MARIAGINIPDQKHAVIALTAIYGIGKTRSQAILAEVGIAEDVKISELTEEQIDQLRDGVAKYTVEGDLRREVSMNIKRLMDLGCYRGLRHRRSLPLRGQRTKTNARTRKGPRKPIKK
- the rpmJ gene encoding 50S ribosomal protein L36; this encodes MKVRASVKKICRNCKVIKRNGVVRVICSEPKHKQRQG